The genomic window GATTGAAAATGAAAGCAAGATAATGCAAGTAATCCTAGCTAGAGAATTAGAGCTAGGATCAAGTCCCCAAAGATAATAAAAGGAGGAGCCACAGTATCATAAAGAAAAGAATGGGATGCCGAAAACCCCTTTTATGTTCTGCCTTCTTTTCATGTAGCTTTccatccaactttttttttttccacttactTTGCAGCTCCGGTCATCTGCAGTAGTCTCCTCAAACTCCTCTCCCAGTAAGAAACTGATCTCTGTATTTTTGAAGGTGCTCTGTGTCTTGATCACCACTTTCTCTGCCTCCTTGCTGATGATCACAGTCGGTTTTGTAACATTACCAACCTGTCTGGTGGCAAAACCCACGCCTGCAGAACACCAGTACAAGGAATAATAACTACACAGAGCAGCTCATCAGACCAGCCTTCACCAGTTATTTTGTAAAGACACCCGTTTTGAGATCAAGTGCTTAAGAAACCTTTCAAAGAACAtcctactttttttctttttttttttgtaaattttccaGTGAAAATAAATTGCTGCTGAAATAAGATTACATAGAATTTGTGCCAACTGTACACTGCTTCCCATAAAATACTTTATTTAAGGAAGAATTAAGAATAAACTCCAAAAGCAAATGTTTATAACAGGGGTAGACaaatccagtccttgagtgctgcagacaggtctagttttcaggatatccataatgaatgaggaggcagtgcatgcaagtatatctcatgcatattctttatggatattctgaaaaccgaCCGGCTTATGACACTACTCCTGGTTTAAAATAGCATGATGTAGCACTGATGATAAATTATTGATGaaatacatgaacattttttttttttaaatgatagcaTTCATATtctgtaaatgttttaaattcatacaatctcctttttttttctagcaaGAACTTTGATTACTAAATCCATTTTCAACCCTCCCTCTTGAGGATAGTTTTTGAAAACTGTGAAACTGAGTATATTTCAATAGGGTTTTCTAATACAAATCCAACATTATTTTTTATATGTTAACTTTAAACCATCTCATAAAATATAAGGTTTgctaaggaaaatgaaaaatgCCACTAAAAATCTGATACACACACAAAGCAATACATGATTATTTCTCTCATTGGCTATTTTGTTGCAACTCCAATATGTGCGACTACTGCAAGAACTCAATATAAAATTACTGAGTAATTCAAGTCTTACAGATGTCGTCTTCACTTACCCAAGGCTTTCATGTACTCATCAAAGTTCTGGCTGTCAATCAGTTTCCAGGTAGCACAGAAGGCATCAACCATTTTTGTGCAGCAAAGGGCAGGAAAAGCACCGGTGTAGCTGCGTGAGAGGTGTCCCGAGAGCAGGGGAATAGATTATTAGACAGTGAAACTGCTGCCTGGCTAAGCTGCTTCCGACCTGAAGAATCCCATGCACTAGCAATGCCTCCTATGTCCTTCTTATTAGAGCCCAGACAAGGAGAGAACGTGAGACAGGAGGGGGCACCATGGCCCgccctactccctcccccaatCCGATCACTGGTGGGAGGGGCTGCTTTCTTTAATCAGCTCGGTGATTGGCTCAAGTCAATAGGTCAGGCGAAAAGGTGTATAACTGTGCCTGGGCTGAGGCAAGAAGAAAAGTGGGAGGGAACTACATGAACTGTAAACCCCAAGAAGATGAACAATTTTATTATCGCTGACAAACAAATATAAAACTGCACTGCTTTTTACCTTGCTAGCACATCTTCAAAAGCAATTTCTATTCATTATTTAGAAACAGCCATAGAAACTTACAACTTGTCTTTGTCCTTAATTAGGATTGaggagaagcttttttttttttttccccatcataTAGGTTCACTTGAATTCTTAAAAGTTTGAGAGATTTGGGACTAGAAAAGCAGGCGAAGCCTTAACCTGCCAGTCAAAATAggatgtaaaataataaaaagatagAAGTGGAACCCTTTCAATTTTTAGGAGACTTGGAATGTTATTAAAAAGAATCATTTTACATCTTCTGTGTCTAAATAGTAATTGGATTGCTTACCTTACATTTCAGGCATTTGGCtcttgcaaattaaaaaaatgtattgctaAAATCATAattacagtctttttttttttaatgtaaatgagATAGTTGAGTGAATTCCAGTAGACAAATGGAAGTGAAGGGTTCATAAGATCATGAGCTCATGTTACTAAGTAAAAATGAGAATTGATTGCATacaattatttacttatttaaaatatttagcaCACACttataggctgatgcaatatggcGTGGggaaaaatgggcgctcatgactgagcaccggctctcccaatgcgcgccaATCGACCTCTCtgggaaattgtgtgcccctagcgcttccttggcCATGGGCGCTCAGGAGAGattggctgtcagctggttagggaaacagacgctcaattttatgagcatcccttttcctagcctgctgcacagccacaggttaggcaAATGGGTGCTTGTTAATTGAacgtcctttttcctaacctgactgctggcacttttgtttttatttttttcaggatgTCCTcccttttgttcctctgacttgatattgccatgatattaagttgaaggaagtacagaaaagcactttttgggctcctccaacaCCTTCTCCGGGGCAGGCGCTAATTTTGGACAGTAAAAATGTGTGCGAGGAGATCACATGATGCGGTGACCTGGGAAGGCAGCTTTCTTCTCAGCTCCAAAGGCCTGATCCTACCATCTCGCACAATCTTCGCAGAATCTTATTCAAAATCTCTTTCTGAGACGGCAGCAACAGGGGCATATGTCTATTGTCAACTACATGAGCCTGTATTGACAACCAAGGAgaataaaaaagataaagataaaccgCGCGGGGCCAAGACTAAATTGGCGGCCGAAAGTGATAATGCAGGATCAACTCCGAGCGCACCGATCACAATTGCTAACATCAAAGAAGTGATCCGAGAGGCTTTGGATGAAAAACTCACAGGTATAATGTCACAGCTAGGAGAAGTTTGAACGGCGATAGAGGAACTTCACCCTAGAATTGAGAGAGTGGAAGGGCGAATCAGTTTACTGGAAGATGACACGACCGCGTGTGAAGGGAAGATATCGGAACAGGCTAAAACAATCCAGGGCCTAAAATAGAAGACTTAGAGAATAGAGCCAGATGCTCAAATCTCAGATTTCTCAGCTTCCCTGAATCTGTGGAAGATCGAAGTCTCTGCACAGTCTTAGAGACCTGGCTGCCCACCGCCCTTAACTTGCCTGATCTGCAAGGTAAACTCATAATAGAACGTGCACATCGCTTAGGCTTAAAGAAAGACAGGGTGAGCCGACCATAGCTTGTAATAGCCAAAATATTAAATTTCACCCATAAAAGCGAAATATGGCGTGCCTCTCGTAAGCACCAagaaataacatataatacaCATCGCATTCGCGTCTTTCAAGATTTTTCCTCCGAAGTCTCGGAGCGCCGCAAGCAGTTTGCGCTCATATGTACTGACCTACACAACTGGCAAATAAAATTTGCTTTGATGTATCCGGCGAAATTACGGGTATGGAATGCTGATTAGACACTTACCTTTGAGACACTGGCTAAAGCTCAGGCGTTTTTGGACACTCTGCCAAAATGAGATTCTGGCCATGCAGTCAGCAGGGACTTTCATGTACGCGCTACGCTCAGGGTGAgagttttttgcttgttttcgCTTCGTTCGGAGAGGTCTTCATCAGTGAAGGGGGACTGTTAATAGTTATGGGATACTTGAATGGCTCCTCCACTGTCCGATCGATGTTGCGCTTTTAAACATGGGGAGTGACATTAATAATCAGAGCTACAGTATGTGGGGACGACAACAGCCACATGGCCTGGGTTATGTAATGTAAGACAGACTGCACAGCACAAAGGGGTCTGAAATAAACTATGAAGCTCCTGCTTACCCTAGCGTTATGATCTATTATCAGCATGGGAGGATGAGGTTTATTTTCCCGCCATAGCAGCACTCATCTACTATACTGGCTATGGATCCTAATAGTGATAATCACCTAGTTTGGCGATCAGTCCACGAGCAGCTATAATTCCCATGCTATGAAGGCCGCATATGGAGTCCTGTATAATGGGCAGAGGACCTTCCCATCAGCTAAAAGGATATTCTCATAGGCTTATGGTACATGCTGAGCTTGAGCTACCGGTCTGAACACGTGAGTACTGCAACATAACCTTCTGCGAAACACTAGATTAGCAGCTACTACACGCTCAGATTTATGCGAGTATTCGCTTCATCACTCAAACCGGACAGCAGGGCATTGAATCGGGTTGGACTCCTGATCAGAAAACCCAGCACAGACATGGAAATGGGACATTAGATTTATGAGTGCACAATAGACTCTATCCATGATATAACCACTCTACCATTCAAACCTCAGATAAGATACTTACTCCAAGGAGCACTATGTATTAAGCAATGCGAGGAGAGGATACCTGAGCACATCAATCGTGATTTCACTACCTCTTTAATGAGGTCTAGATATTGGACTGGGGGTGTGGGAGATGTTAGGGACATAACAAATGGGGTGGgtaaggagggaagggaaggattgCAGAATGGGGAGGGTATTGGGGAGGGTATTGGGGAGGGAAGGGTAATCTCTTCTGTTCCAACTTATTTGTTACTTGTATGATTAAGCAGTATTTATCTATCAGTATACTTAATAACTACCGACAGAGCACCACACACCAACATTGTGACTTACACACACCACAGGATCAAAACAGCCAGGGATTAAAAGATCAGATGGGAAAGGCTTGGCTGGGGGCCTATCCTGTTAAAAGCAGGACCATTGTTATATACCAATAGATGGATAAAATAATATCATGGAATGTAAATGGACTGGGATCCCCTATTAAGAggaaaaaagtacccacacacATGAAATACCTTCACGCAGATATTGCATGCATACAGGAAACACACTTAGCAACTACAGAAAGCCAGAAATTACAAAGAGACTGGGTCTTGCATCTATGCAGCAGCTGTAAACAGGAAAGCAGGGGTTGCTGTCCttataaacaaaaatattaattttcagATATCCAAAAACATAGTCGATCCAAAGGGTCACTATATAATAGTCATAGGAGAATGGAACAATAAATGGGTTAGAATATGTAACGTATATGCCCCTAACAATTACTCACATTCTTTTTTTGAGAACATATGTAATCTCCTACACATACATACGCAAGGGGATGGGGGATTTTAATTATACACATGACCCCAACTATTGATAAAAGCCCTCCACATAAAGCGGTTAGCCAGAAAACTTGTAAAGGAATATCTTACCTATGTCACCACCTAAGCGTATTGGATGTATGGCACACCTTACACCCAGGAGAAAAAGATTACACACATATTTCTAAATCCCATGCGTCACTCTCCCGTATAGACTACATTCTTGTTTCAGAAAACTTTTTCTTTGGGATTAAAGATGCTACTATAGAACAACAAGCTATATCAGACCATTTACCAATATCCATCACACTGCAACACAGACACACTAACGATACAGCACGTATCTGGAGATTTCCAGGCCTTCTTAAAGATGATGTTAAATTTAGGGAGTTTTTACAAGATAAGTGGAAAGAATAACCAACAGCATATTACCACACCCCAATTGTTTTGGGAAACGGGGAAAGTTGTTATCCGAGCAGATATCATCACCTATGTTCACGCCCATAATAAACAGCTTAACAAAGATATAGTACATCTGGAACAACTCCTGAAACAATCTAAAAAAGGCCTGATTCAAAATCCCCCAGATataacacataggggcagattttcacagggttacgcacgtaacttacgcgcataaccccgagaaagtgcccctgcacgcgccgagcctattttgcataggctcggtgatgcgcTCAAGCCCCGGGTTGCGCACATGTCCcatggctttgaaaaaggggcgggaaggggagtGGGTGTAGGCAGGGTGccgatccgggggcggtccggggtgggaccgaggcctccgtcAGGATTGCGCTCCGGCAtccggctggcgcgcgcaagttatgcctgccagaggcaacaaaggtggggggggggatttagttaggtctggggggcaggttagttaggggaagggaggggaaggttaggggaagtggaaggaaagttccctccgaggccgctccgatttcagagcggcctcggagggaacggggaaagccatcggggctcccctagggctcggcgcatgcaaggtgcacaagtgtgcatccccttgtgcacgccgaccccggattttataacatgcgcgcggctgcatgtgcatgttataaaatcggcgtagatttgtgtgcgccaggttgcgcgcatgttataaaatctggcccataatgaatATTATAGCATATTGGGGCAATTAAACATCCTTCTGCAGACAAGAGCACAATATTTTCTGCAAAAAGGGGAACAGCATTTGTTTCACTTTATAAACAAAGCTGGAAAACTTATGGCAAATTTAATTCGATCAGCCAAGAAAAAATCCTTTATAACAAGAAtgaaaacaaattccagagacaTAACTTCCAACAAAAAAGAGATCAATGAAATTCTTAGACAATTTTATGAAACACTATACATAGTGTTTCATAAAAGAGTCGGCCTCTCTGAGGCCGACTCTGCCATTAAATCCTGGCAAAATATCACACAATCAATAGCAAACAAAATCTGCCCCACGTCCTCCAAAGTCATCAATCCAGCCCGCtctaacaaaaaaccatggtattcaacagaattaagaaaactcaaactagacttgcaacacaaagaacaacaatggcggaaggatccctcccccacctcacttgCTTCCTACAAAACCACTATGAACTATTATAGGACCGCCATTCTTCGCACTAAACGGGACTTCtgcgccaaaaaaatacacggcttccttTACGACCCAAAAACTC from Rhinatrema bivittatum chromosome 3, aRhiBiv1.1, whole genome shotgun sequence includes these protein-coding regions:
- the FABP7 gene encoding fatty acid-binding protein, brain, with the translated sequence MVDAFCATWKLIDSQNFDEYMKALGVGFATRQVGNVTKPTVIISKEAEKVVIKTQSTFKNTEISFLLGEEFEETTADDRSCKSLVSLDGEKLVHVQKWDGKETTFVREIKDGKMVMTLTFGDIVAVRQYEKA